Genomic window (Lewinellaceae bacterium):
GGACGGTGGGGGTGGCCTGCCCATTCGACCAATGATACTGCGCAAACCCGGACGGGGCAGTGATTTCCACGCCCTGGCCCGGGCAAAAGGTTACCGCATCGATCTCGAAGGAAAGCTGAGGAGCGGGCTGGACGTTCACCGTGACCTCCGCTGTAGCCGGGCAGCCGTTGTCGTCCCAGGCGGTAAGGCTGTAGGTAGTGGTCGCAGTAGGCTGTACGCTGGCCTGAGCAGTGGTGGCTCCGGTGCTCCACAGGTAACTTGCCGCAGGGCTGGCGCTGAGCGTAACCGGCTCTCCGGGGCAGATGTTGTCGGCGCTGCTGCTGGCCTGTATCGCGGAGGCCTGGCAGAAAGAATATTCCACACAAAGCTGAGGCGCAGAAAGGGGCATGCCGTTGTAAGACTCCGCCGTGCGGCGGCCCTGGCCTTCAATGATGAAAACGATGGCGCTGGAGGCGGAATAGCCGGGTTGTTCGACGATCTCCTGTAGGATGGGCGCCAGGTTGGGCGTCTGTTGGGCGGGCCCGGAATCGCCTATCTCCTGCCAGTTGGGCGGCTGCCAGCTTACCGACGCCAGGGTGAGAGGCCGGCTGCTGATGTTGTTGTCTGCATCTGAAAAAGATTCGGGGCGGGCGTTTGCTTCTCCATAGATATACAATTGGCATGGGTTGTCATTGTTGTTGTCTTCCACGCTGAACTGTATTTGGGCATGGTCAATGATGGCGTTGGCGGGAATATTCAGGCCCGTAAACCGCATGCCGACCCACTGGTCCCCGTTGCTGGGGTCGTTGATCATTTCGAGGTCGGTGCTGGAAAGGCTCATATTGCCGCCGATCTCTTCTTCGGCGTCGTCATCGCCACTATTGACCCGGCTGCAGGTTTGAATGAGGCCTACATAGAAGCGCCGTTCACCTGAGGCAACCAGGTTGCCGTCGTTGTCCCTGGCTCTGGCTTTGACGGAATAACTGCCCTCCGCGGGCGGTGTCCAGGTTAGGGCGTACGGAGCTGAAAGATCCACTCCCACTGAGTCGCCGTTGATGAAGAAAACCACTTCCTCGATGTTGCCGTCGGTATCGCTGGCCTGGGCTCGCAGGGTGATGGGCTGGATTGAGTTGAAGAAAGCGCCGTCGGCGGGCGAGGTGACCGCCACGGTAGGTGGATTGCCGACCGGAGTGAACTTGCGGATGGTAAAGTGGTCCATCACGCCTCCATCGACGCCGATGAATTTCAGGTCCAGCTGTTTGTTGGTAATTTCCAGGGAGAGGGAGCCCAGCGAAAGAGCATTGAAATACATGACTGGGTGGTTGAGCGGCGCGTTGGAGACCTTGCCGGAAGAGCCGGCGCAGGTGTATACGGCGCCCTTGCCCGCCGACGGGCCGAACTCGTTTTTCTGGTAAGCGCCGTCCTCTTCCAAACGGCCGTTGCCGTCGTCCAGTATCATTGCGGGCGCCAGGGTGTTGGAAGGGCCATAATGGCCGTTGATGAGATATGAGCGCTCGTAGGAATGGCTGTGGCCGGAGAGCACCAGGTCTACGCCGGCGGCTTCCAGGATGGGCAGCACGTTCTCCCGCATTTCGATCAGTTTGCTTTCATCGTCCGAATCGTGCGACCCTTTGGAATAGGGCGGGTGGTGGAAGAAAACGACGAGCCATTCCTGCTGGGTGGCGTGGAGGTCGTTCTCCAGCCACAAGAGCATGGGGTCGCCCGGTTGCCTGCCGGAGTCGTGAGAATCCAGCACGACAAAGTGGATGTTGGCGTAATCGAAGGAATAATAGGCCTCTGTTCCCGAGGGCAGCCCGCCAGCCTCTCCGTTTTTAGGGAAGGTGAAAATATCGAAATAGGGCCCGGTCTGGCTGGAAGCGCTGGCGCTGCCGTAATCGTGGTTGCCCGGCGTTGACCAGAGGACGGACTGGATCAGCTTCTCTTCGTACATGTTTTCGAAGAGGGCATCCTGGTATTGCGCGTCTGTGCCCTCGTCGTAGGCATTGTCGCCCAGCAGCAGGATGAGGTCTGTGTAGTTATTGCCCGCATAGGCATAGTAGCCGTCGCGCACGCTGCGGGCGCGGTCGTCGGCAGTGCCGCAATCGCCCAGCACCCAGGCGCGCACCGGCTGAATGCTACCGTGGGGAGGAGAAGTTTTAAAGAAGTAATTGAGCGTTCCGCCCGCCGCCATTCCGGCGTTGTCGCCAATGGCGTAGTAGTATCGGGTGTTGGGCGCCAGGCCAGTTAGGGTTATTTCATGGTTGGTCCGGGCGCCGCTTTGTTCCACCGTTTGCGTGAGGCTGCCTGGGCTGGCGCCATACCAAACCATGCTGTTCGTGGCAGCGCTGGTCCGCCATTTGATTACCATGCTGGCCGGCGTTCCCGATTGCAGGTAGGGGCCCCGGATTACCTCTGCCAGGCGAGGGGATACAGGGGTGCTGGGATCTGGCGATGGAACAGCCGTCTTTGAAACGGCAGCCTCTCTGTCCGGGCTGTTTCTGCTTTTTTCCTGAACCTGGCGGCTTTCCGTTGCCGGCTGCTGCATCAACTGCAGGACTTGTGTTCTTTTGGCCAGCCATTTATCCTTGCGGGGCAGGGGCGCCATAATCTGGTTGATGCGCTGGAGGGCGGAGGCGTAGCGGCCGGCGCTTATTTCAAGTTCCACCAGGCGGCTTTGGAGGGAAATGATATCGCCCAGGCGCTTGAGTCCTTCCTCCAGGGCTTCAATGGCCTGTCCGTACTGCCCGGGGTAGGCCAGCAGCATCCCGTCCGCCAGCTTAAAATAATCATCCGGGCGGATGGCATTGTCATTTTTCAGGGCAGCCATGGTTCGCAGGTCGGCCACTGCCTGGATAAACTGGCTCTGCTTCTGATAAATAGAGGCTCGGGTTTCGTATCCAAAGGGGTTGCGGGGTTCCTGCTCCAGAAAAATATTGATGTGGAGCAAAGCCTGCTCCAGGGCGCCGGTATCCCGGTACAACTGGGCCATGGGAAGGTGGCAAATCTGATAAGACGGCTCCAGTTGAAGCGCCGTGTGGAAATCTTCCAGCGCCAGGCCGATATCTCCGTGTTCCTGGTACAGCAACCCGCGTTCGAACCTAAGCAGGGCATCCTCCGGGCTTTCTTCCACCTGGCGGCTTTTCCGTTCGATGGCCTCATGCAGGCTGCCGTGCGCCAGCGCATGGCCCGTTGGCCATCCCGTTATCAGAACGAGTATCCACATCTGGCTTGCATTCCGGAAGCTTTTTTGAAACAAATCCAACCATAAAAAGATAACAGAGTGTCCATTCAAGATCATAGGGATATTGGTTGAGTGTAAGGGGGATGTCCATTTATACGCAGGAAACCGGGGCCATGTTGCCTGTAAGGCCGATAACTAAATGGCAAAATATTGTCCGCAGCTTCGTATCTTGGAGGCAACCAAGCTTTCTAACCATGCAATTGCCGGAAATCATTGAAACCGAACGCCTGCTGATACGCCCCTTCCGGTCGGCCGACCTTCCCTCTTTCCTCGACTTCATGCTCGACGAAATGGCTACCGAGTACCTAACCTTCACGGAGGAGCAAAAAACGGAGGAGGGCGCTAAAGCCCTGTTTTGGCAGGTCATTGAAAGTTACCGCACCGGCGAGCCCATCCCTGCCCTGGCCATTGTGGATAAGGAAACCGGGCTGTTCATGGGGTCCTGTGGTGTGTCGCCCCTGGATGAAGTAGGCGTTATCGAATGTTACTACAGCCTGCTGCCCAAGTACTGGGGCATGGGCTTCGCTACTGAAGCGTCCAAAGCGCTTGTTGGGTATTACATCCGCCAGGAAGAAGTGAGGGCCGTCAGGGCATTCGTCAGCCCCAGCAACCCCCGGAGCATCCACGTGGCGGAACGCATTGGCATGCAGGCGCTGGGGGAGGGGAGGCATCCCTTTTCCGGACTGGAGGGGCTGGTATATGAGATGCGGGGGAATGATGGTGGCTGAGTAGTACGGCTTAGGAAGCGAAGCGTTGATTGTTTGTTCTAAGTAGTCGGACAGATTTAATTTTGGTATAAACCAAGGCTTAAGTCCGAGCGCAATAGAAAATTGCGCCCCGACAACGCCACCTCGGGCGCCAATTTTCTATTGGGGTCAAACTTAAGGCCCAGATTTAAATTGCGTTTCGTTCGCGAGAGACTCTGCCTTCGTCAAGACTACGGCGGACAAAGTATATCCCGATGCGGGATAATTGGCCCGTACGGGCGTGAGCCGCCAAAAGTAGTGATTTACGCCAGTCTGGAGACTGGCAAGTTCCACCGTATCGCGTCTTGTAGACGCTCGCGAACATTCCGATTTATAGTTAAATGTGTCCGCCTGCTTACTCCTTTTGAATAATGAATTTAGCAGATTGAATGGTTTGGCCGGCAAAGAGCTGAAGGAAGTAGATGCCCCCCGGCAGCTGCAGCCCTTCCATGGCGATGGTGTTGCTTCCGGGCCTGATCTCATGTACTTCGCTGATTACCAACTGCCCGTTTATGTTTCGGGCCTGCAACTGTACTTTCCCTTCTACGGTGCTGGTAAATTCCACCCACAGCTCCTGGCTTCCCGGGTTGGGGTATACCCGAATGGCGCCAATTTCATCGGGGTGGGCTTCTTCTGTTCCAGCCTGGAAGGGCTGGCTGAATTCTTCCCTGGCGCTGCCTTCAGTGGCTACGCCGGCAGGGGCGGAAAGCGATGAGGCGCCGAAATATTCCACACAAAGCTCCGGCGCCTCCGAAGATGAGCTATTGAAAGATTTGGCCACCCGGCGCCCCGTGCCATCGATCAGGATCACGATGGAACTGGAGGAAGCATAACCACTCTTGTTCACGATCTCCTGGATGATGGCGGAAATGTCCGGCGTCTGCTGATCCAGGCCGGCGCTGCCAACAGATTGCCAGGCTGGCGGTTGCCAGTTTACTGTAGCAGTGGTTCGGGAGCGGCTGCTGATATTAGAGCTGCTGTTGGCAAAGGCAGCGGCGTTGTTGCTGTCCTCGCCGTAAATAGTGAGTAGGCAGGGGTTATCGTTGCGGGTTTCGTCCACCGTAAATTGTATGTAAGCGTTGGCGATGGCCGCCCCCGCCGGAATATTGTGCCCGTTAAACCTCAACCCAATGGTTTGATTCCCTCTAAACCCGTCATAAACCAGCTCCAGGTCGCTATTGCTCAAACTGACACTTCCATACCAGCTCTCTTCGGCGTCATCGTTGCCATTGCTGATTTGGGAACAGCTCAGAGTGGGCGATGAACCGCCGCCGGCGCAGGTGCAGTCAGCCTGAATGGTTTCCCCAAAGGTGGTGGGGTCGCCGTCCTCGCAGGGGTCGCCGGGCTGGTAGGCAATGGTTGGGTCGGCGTCATTGCAATCTACGTCGGAGCAAACCCCGTCGCCGTCGTTATCGCCGGTGATAATGGCGGGGTCGTTGTCATCGCAATCTTCATTGGAGCAAACCCCGTCTCCATCCGCGTCGCCCCAGCCAGTGCAGGCAGTAGGCGTGCCGGCACAGATGCAATTGGCGCCGACCACGTCGTTTACGGTGGTGTTGTCTCCGTCGTTGCAGGGGTCTCCAATATTGGCCGAAAGGGCCGGGCAATCGGGCGGCACCAGTGAATATTCCACGCACAACTGAGGAGCAGAGCTAGAAGAGCCGTTATAGGATTCCGCCGTGCGCCGGCCGACGCCGTCAATGATAACAACGATAGCGCTACCGGCAGTATAACCGCTGCGGCTGACTACTTCCTGAATAATCGAAGCAATGTCCGGCGTTTGCTGTGCGCTTCCGGCGTCTCTGACAGACACCCATTGCGGTGGCTGCCAGGCCACTGTGGCATTGGCCTTCGGGCGGTTGCTGATATTATTGCTGCTGCTGGAGAAAGCCGGGGCATTATCGCTGGCCTGGGCGGAGATCGTAAGGTTGCATGGATTGTCGTTGCGGGCCTCGTCCACTGTGAATTGAATGTGCGCTTCGGCAATGGTTGCCCCCTGAGGGATATTGAGGCCGGTAAACCGCATGCCAATAACCTGGTTGCCGCCGTCATAAGTTAATTCCAGGTCACTACTGGTAAGGCTGACGGAACCACTGCTTCTTTCTTCAGCGTCATCATTGCTCGAATTGACTCTGGCGCAGGTGTTATAAACAGCAGAAACGCCGCTGCAACTGCAGTCCGGTTGAATAACGTCTCCGAAGGTGTTTGGGTTGTCATCATTGCAGGCGTCGCCGGGTTGTGTGGTGATGCTCGCATTGTTGTCATTGCAATCCGTTGTGGCGGGCACGCCGTCGCAGTCCATGTCATTGGTGTTGGTAGAAATGACGTCCGGGTCGTTGTCGTCGCAGTCTACACTGGATGGCACGCCGTCGCAGTCCATGTCGTTGGCGTTGCTTCCTACAGCGGCATTGGTATCGTCGCAATCCATGGCGGTGGGTACGCCGTCGCAGTCCGCGTCGTTGGAGTTGGTTGTAATGATGGTGGGGTCGTTATCATCGCAGTCGATGCCGGCGGGCACGCCGTCGCAGTCCGCGTCATTGGTGTTGGTTGAAACGACGCCCGGGTCGTTGTCGTCGCAGTCGATGCCGGAAGGCACGCCGTCGCAGTCCGCGTCATTGGTGTTGGTTGAAACAACAGCGGGGTCGCTGTCGTCGCAGTCCATACTGGCAGGCACGCCGTCGCAGTCCGCGTCGTTGGTGTTGGTAGAAACGACGTTGGGGTCGCTGTCGTCGCAGTCGATGCCAGTTGGCACGCCGTCGCAGTCCATGTCGTTGACGTTGCTGCCAATAGCGGCATTGGTGTCGTCGCAGTCCATGGCGGTGGGAATGCCGTCGCAGTCCGCATCGTTGGTGTTGGTAGTAACGATGGTGGGATCGTTATCGTCGCAGTCGATGCCGGTGGATACGCCGTCGCAGTCCGCGTCGTTGGAGTTGGTAGTAATGATGGTGGGGTCGTTATCATCGCAGTCCATGCCGGAGGGGACGCCGTCGCAATCTGCATCGTTGGTATTGGTTGAAACGACGTCCGGGTCGTTGTCGTCGCAGTCGATACCGGAGGGCACGCCGTCGCAATCTGCATCGTTGGTGTTGGTTGAAACGACGTCCGGGTCGTTGTCGTCGCAGTCGATGCCGGATGGCACGCCGTCGCAATCTGCATCGTTGGTGTTGGTTGAAACGACGTCCGGGTCGCTGTCGTCGCAGTCGATGCCGGTGGGCACGCCGTCGCAGTCCATGTCGTTGGCATTGCTTCCAATGGCGGCATTGGTGTCGTCGCAATCTATGGCAGTGGGAATGCCGTCGCAGTCTGCATCGTTGGTGTTGGTGGAGGTGACGTTGGGGTCGTTATCATCACAGTCAACCCCCAGGCAAACGCCGTCGTTGTCATTATCGCCGATGCCGGTGCAGGCGGTGGCGGTGCCTTCGCAGATGCAGTTGGCATTGACGGCGTCATCGATGGTAGTGTTGTCGCCATCATCGCACGCGTCGCCAATATTAGCAGAAAGGGAGGGGCAATCGAAAGAAGGCGGCGCAGTAGTGTATTCCAAACACAATTGT
Coding sequences:
- a CDS encoding metallophosphoesterase is translated as MWILVLITGWPTGHALAHGSLHEAIERKSRQVEESPEDALLRFERGLLYQEHGDIGLALEDFHTALQLEPSYQICHLPMAQLYRDTGALEQALLHINIFLEQEPRNPFGYETRASIYQKQSQFIQAVADLRTMAALKNDNAIRPDDYFKLADGMLLAYPGQYGQAIEALEEGLKRLGDIISLQSRLVELEISAGRYASALQRINQIMAPLPRKDKWLAKRTQVLQLMQQPATESRQVQEKSRNSPDREAAVSKTAVPSPDPSTPVSPRLAEVIRGPYLQSGTPASMVIKWRTSAATNSMVWYGASPGSLTQTVEQSGARTNHEITLTGLAPNTRYYYAIGDNAGMAAGGTLNYFFKTSPPHGSIQPVRAWVLGDCGTADDRARSVRDGYYAYAGNNYTDLILLLGDNAYDEGTDAQYQDALFENMYEEKLIQSVLWSTPGNHDYGSASASSQTGPYFDIFTFPKNGEAGGLPSGTEAYYSFDYANIHFVVLDSHDSGRQPGDPMLLWLENDLHATQQEWLVVFFHHPPYSKGSHDSDDESKLIEMRENVLPILEAAGVDLVLSGHSHSYERSYLINGHYGPSNTLAPAMILDDGNGRLEEDGAYQKNEFGPSAGKGAVYTCAGSSGKVSNAPLNHPVMYFNALSLGSLSLEITNKQLDLKFIGVDGGVMDHFTIRKFTPVGNPPTVAVTSPADGAFFNSIQPITLRAQASDTDGNIEEVVFFINGDSVGVDLSAPYALTWTPPAEGSYSVKARARDNDGNLVASGERRFYVGLIQTCSRVNSGDDDAEEEIGGNMSLSSTDLEMINDPSNGDQWVGMRFTGLNIPANAIIDHAQIQFSVEDNNNDNPCQLYIYGEANARPESFSDADNNISSRPLTLASVSWQPPNWQEIGDSGPAQQTPNLAPILQEIVEQPGYSASSAIVFIIEGQGRRTAESYNGMPLSAPQLCVEYSFCQASAIQASSSADNICPGEPVTLSASPAASYLWSTGATTAQASVQPTATTTYSLTAWDDNGCPATAEVTVNVQPAPQLSFEIDAVTFCPGQGVEITAPSGFAQYHWSNGQATPTVLIDSPGVWSLTVTNASGCTASASLNAAEQPPLDLQISSSAAGACAGQPVTLSASPASSYQWSNGATSPQITVQPSATTTYFLIARDQNGCPAMAEATVQVWPAPQVSFGTNAVSFCHGQGMEVNAPSGFAQYQWSNGQATPTVFINSPGIWSLTVTDANGCSASTSLEASELPLLNLQASSSDDAICAGQSATLSASAGESFLWSNGATAAQVTVQPSATTTYGLTAWDENGCPATASVEVAVVPQPDFEVEQQNNQLTATGLADPGQYSFLWSTGENTLAISPGSAGLYCLTVTGNEGCSSETCFEFVATGTKAPSLPRLWKVFPNPFTDYTRIRPAAAPEKLQIGVFTLLGEPVPFRRRMEGDEVVLEFKGLPAGFYSIVISDGEDIEVAVMVKQ
- a CDS encoding GNAT family N-acetyltransferase; the protein is MQLPEIIETERLLIRPFRSADLPSFLDFMLDEMATEYLTFTEEQKTEEGAKALFWQVIESYRTGEPIPALAIVDKETGLFMGSCGVSPLDEVGVIECYYSLLPKYWGMGFATEASKALVGYYIRQEEVRAVRAFVSPSNPRSIHVAERIGMQALGEGRHPFSGLEGLVYEMRGNDGG
- a CDS encoding metallophosphoesterase, which translates into the protein MQKLPLPHLALSALCYFQKAIKKYFPFIILCLALLPANNTQAHGSLHDVIERKSRQIEQNPDDALALFERGMLYQKHGETGLALSDFHRALQLEPGYHVCHLPLSELYLKSGRVRKALYHIGLLIEKEPNNPFAYQARAAVYQSLGWKARAVADLRRVVMLKNDDAIRPEDYFRLSDAILIGSPSDYDEAIGVLEAGLRRLGNIISIQSRILELELESNRCAAALERIDRIMAPLKRKEKWLAKKAQILERNGQPEEAFEAYRQARQEALVLNRQDFSEAKAPATGLNNPGNATAGPSPLPSGNAMLAVTRGPYLQMGSPTGMAARWRTDVATDSKIWYGPDPANLNMSAAVSGSQTDHVIILTGLAPNTRYYYAVGHDAGILAGGDANHFFQTSPNPGSTQTVRAWVLGDCGTGNSNARAVRNGYYNYIGNAHTDLILLLGDNAYDTGTDQQYQAALFQDMYEEKLIQSVLWPTIGNHDIDIGNSVNQLDPYFDIFTLPKNGEAGGLPSGTEAYYSFDYANVHFIILDSEYGPGRDPGSPMLVWLENDLQANTQDWTIVYWHHPPYSKGSHDSDSESSLREMRENVLPILEANGVDLVMSGHSHSYERSFLLEGHYGSSGTLQPSMIIDNGNGQANGDGPYQKIAAGPTPPDGAVYVVAGCSGKTSGGSLNHPAMYYSSSTLGSLSLEITGPQLDLRFVGTNGTVLDYFTMQKSTPVGNPPSVSVSAPPDGAYYSSPQLLSLQALATDSDGTIAEIVFLVNGATVGVDNTAPYSIDWQIPGSGNYSIQARARDNDDNYATSSPVNISAGSIQACSRVNSSSDDAEEKSSGSVGLTSSDLELVYDGSNQIVGMRFNNLDIPQGAIIANAFIQFTVDETRNNNPCVLNIYGQASDNAPGFSGSSNNISNRPATNAAIAWEPPTWASVGDAGPAQQTPDISPVIQEIVDRSGYTSGSSIVILINGTGRRTAESYNGSSANAPQLCLEYTTAPPSFDCPSLSANIGDACDDGDNTTIDDAVNANCICEGTATACTGIGDNDNDGVCLGVDCDDNDPNVTSTNTNDADCDGIPTAIDCDDTNAAIGSNANDMDCDGVPTGIDCDDSDPDVVSTNTNDADCDGVPSGIDCDDNDPDVVSTNTNDADCDGVPSGIDCDDNDPDVVSTNTNDADCDGVPSGMDCDDNDPTIITTNSNDADCDGVSTGIDCDDNDPTIVTTNTNDADCDGIPTAMDCDDTNAAIGSNVNDMDCDGVPTGIDCDDSDPNVVSTNTNDADCDGVPASMDCDDSDPAVVSTNTNDADCDGVPSGIDCDDNDPGVVSTNTNDADCDGVPAGIDCDDNDPTIITTNSNDADCDGVPTAMDCDDTNAAVGSNANDMDCDGVPSSVDCDDNDPDVISTNTNDMDCDGVPATTDCNDNNASITTQPGDACNDDNPNTFGDVIQPDCSCSGVSAVYNTCARVNSSNDDAEERSSGSVSLTSSDLELTYDGGNQVIGMRFTGLNIPQGATIAEAHIQFTVDEARNDNPCNLTISAQASDNAPAFSSSSNNISNRPKANATVAWQPPQWVSVRDAGSAQQTPDIASIIQEVVSRSGYTAGSAIVVIIDGVGRRTAESYNGSSSSAPQLCVEYSLVPPDCPALSANIGDPCNDGDNTTVNDVVGANCICAGTPTACTGWGDADGDGVCSNEDCDDNDPAIITGDNDGDGVCSDVDCNDADPTIAYQPGDPCEDGDPTTFGETIQADCTCAGGGSSPTLSCSQISNGNDDAEESWYGSVSLSNSDLELVYDGFRGNQTIGLRFNGHNIPAGAAIANAYIQFTVDETRNDNPCLLTIYGEDSNNAAAFANSSSNISSRSRTTATVNWQPPAWQSVGSAGLDQQTPDISAIIQEIVNKSGYASSSSIVILIDGTGRRVAKSFNSSSSEAPELCVEYFGASSLSAPAGVATEGSAREEFSQPFQAGTEEAHPDEIGAIRVYPNPGSQELWVEFTSTVEGKVQLQARNINGQLVISEVHEIRPGSNTIAMEGLQLPGGIYFLQLFAGQTIQSAKFIIQKE